The uncultured Carboxylicivirga sp. genomic interval ATCGAATACGAAGTTTATTATACAACGAAAACCTGTTGGCACCTATCTATGCATTATTAAGTGGAATAATTGCATCGCTTATTGGTGTTAGTCCCAACCTTATGAATATTGGAATATCTGTTTGGAGTACAGCACTGATTCTCACTCTCTTCTTTATTTTTTGTGTGGTGTTTTATGTGAAAAAAGTGGTTTTTAAAGAAGTGGATACCGTTGAAAAACAACACTATCAGTTTGATGATTACAATTAATTGAGAAATGTAAGTTATGAAGGTTCTATTTATCATACCCGGTGCAGGCGATCAGTTTTATTGCGGAAATTGCTTTCGTGATAATTTATATGCTTCAGCATTGCGTGAGGCTGGTCACGAAGTGATTATTTCGCCTTTATACCTGCCCATTAAACACGAATCGTTTCAGATTAACAGCCCCTTATTTTTTCCGGCAACGACTTATTATATGGCCCACAAGTTTTTCAAAAAAGGCAATATGCCCAAATGGATTGAAAAACTGACTGGCTCTGAAATGATGCTCAATGTGGCAGCTTCCAAATCGGGCACTACATCGCCCAAAGGTTTGGAGGCAATGACCTTATCCATGATAAATGGTGAAGATGCTACTTTTCATGCGGAAATAAACAAGTTGATTGAATGGATTAAAAACCAGGAAAAACCAGATATCATTCATATATCCAGCTCATTGTTGATTGGTATTGCGAAGCATCTGCATACTCATCTTCAAATACCTATTGTTTGTTCGTTACAAGACGAAGAAGTATGGATTGATAATATGAATGAAACCTACGCCAATATTGCCTGGCAGCAGATTTCAGAAAATACCCGTTTCGTAAATAAATTAATAACCACCAGCGAATATTATAAAACCATCGCTCATCAGAAAATCGGAACAGATCATAATATAGAAGTGGTCTATCCGGGTTTCGACCAAAACAAATACGAGAAAGCAATCCCTCCTAATGATCCTGTTATTGGTTTCTTTTACAGAATGAATGAAATCAATGGCTTACATATTCTGGTAGATGCTTTTATCAAATTGAAAGAACAGAATTCCATTCCAAATCTTAAACTAAAGATTGGAGGTGGATATAACGATCAGGATCGTCACTTTATAAGGTCATTGAAGAATCAATTGGCACCTTATATTAACGATGTTGAATTCTGCAAAAACTATAGTCTGGATGAACACAAAGGCTTTTACGAATCTATTTCTATCATCTCTGTTCCCATTACATTTGATGAAGGAATCGGTCTCTACCTTTGCGAAGCATTCTCCGCTGGGGTTCCAGCTGTTGAACCTTCAACAGGATCTTTTCCTGAAGTAGTGGATAATGCGGGTGTTTTATATCAACCCAACACCGCTGATGCTTTAGCCGAAGCCATCAGTAAAGCATTATCAGACAAAATATATTACAATCAATTAAGAGATAACGCAAAAAAACTGGCCTCAACCCGCTACAATTCAACGGTAATGGCTGGCAAGTTACTTGAAGTATACAATCAATGTTATAACCAATAATACATAAAGGAAAGAAAACTATGAAACTACCAGACACAAACAAACTCAAATTTATGGCGCTGTTATTAATTAGTGCAGCTACTATGACAGCGATGGCGCAGGATCAGCATGGATGGCGAGGTCCAAACCGTGATGGCATTTATCCAGAAACCGGTTTATTAAAAGAATGGCCTGCTGAAGGTCCTGAACAACTTTGGGAAACACTGGATGCAGGCAAAGGTTATTCCTCTCCGGTTATTGTAAACGACCATGTTTACATAACAGGTATGAATGAGGATGAAGACCAGGAAATATTCTCAGCCTACTCAATGGACGGTAAAAAAGAGTACGAATTGGTTTATGGTACTCCATGGCTAAAATCTTACCCTGAAACACGCACCACTCCAACCATTGTTGGAAACAGAGCCTATGTTATCAGCGGTATTGGCGAGGTGGTTTGTATCGATATCAAAAAAGGCGATATCGCATGGAAAGTAGATGGTAAAGCAGAATTTGGAGTAAAAACAGGTATTTGGGGCGTATCTGAATCACCTCTTGTATTTGATAATAAAGTAATTTTCTCTCCCGGAGGCGATACTACAACTGTTGTGGCGCTAAATGCGAAAAACGGAAAAACCATTTGGGAAAGTAAATCATTGGGACAAAAGTGTAATTATGCTTCTCCACTTTTGATTGAGCATAATGGGAAATCGCAAATAATTGCTACCACCGGTCTTAGTGTTATTGGTGTTGATCCGGATAAAGGTGAAATCATGTGGACATTCGATGGTTTTGGTGAAGAAGCTACTAAGAATGGCTGGGAAAAAATTGCACCTAACACTCCGCTCTATAAAGATGGTAAAATATTCGTTTGTAATGGTTACGACATGAACTCATTTATGCTTCAATTGAGCGATGATCTTACATCGGTTGAATTATTGTGGCGCAACGATGATATGGATACCCATGTAGGTGGTTTTGTTTTGGTTTATGGAACTATTTATGGTTCAAACTGGATTGGTAACAGCAAAGGAAACTGGCTGGCAGTGGACTGGAATACAGGCGAAACAAAATACGAAACTCCCTGGGGAAGTGGAAAAAGTAAAGGATCGATCATCAGTGCTGATGATATGCTTTATTGCTACGATGAAAAACGAGGTTATGTTGGTTTAGTAAAAGCTACTCCCGAAGCCTTTGAATTGGTAAGTGATTTCCCAATCAAAAAAGGTGAAGGGCCACATTGGGCTCATCCAGTCATCGATAATGGAGTATTATATATCCGTCATGGAAGTGCTTTAATGGCATTTAAAATTAAGTAATACATTAATGGTGGCACTTACTTCATTGTATTGTTGGTGCCGCCATTGAGATACTTATTTTCGTGTTCTTGTGTGAATTAATCGTGTTGCTACATTAACTGCATCAATGTGATAGAAAGAACCGTATTTTACAATTGAAAACTGGGAATATTAAATGAAGTTTCTTTATCAATACAATACCAAAACAATTATACTAATCAGCTTAGTTAGTGCCATTATAATTGTCTACCCCAATATCTCATACCTTCCTTGGGAATTAAGCTATTTAGATGATTCAATGAAGTGGGGTCATATTGCTTTCTTTATATACAGGTATCTTTTTTTCAGCCTTGTTGCAATGGTATTGTTAATCATCAACCTAAGAAAAACAGACACATTAGTATTCTCGAAGCGCTTTTTATACAATTTAATCACTGGAGCGATCGCATACGGTTTATACGTATCAATTTCAATTTCAACCTGTACAAAATCTGATTGTTTTGGTAGTATACTACTCTTCCAGTTTTTCATAACCTGTTTGTTATTTTCCTTCTTTGGTCATGTTTACCATATGTATAATGTGCAACGAAAAAAAGATCAGGAAATAGAAGACCTAAAATTCGAAAACTTGCAGAGTAAGTGCGATGCTTTAACCAATCAGATTAATCCTCACTTCTTCTTTAATTCGTTAAACAGTATTACTGCATTGGTGAGGAAAAAGAACGATGAAGTTACCCTTGCATTCGTTAATAAACTCTCTGATGTATTTCGTTACATTCTGCAAAGCGAAAAGAAAGGATTGGTTCCGTTGAGTGAAGAACTTGAATTTATTGAGGCATTTAAATTTCTGATGGAGGTTCGATTTGCCAATAAGCTGGTTTTTAATATTCAGATTCCTGAAGACAAAATGCAATTAAAACTTCCGGCTTTATCGTTATTGCCTTTGATTGATAATATTGTAGTTCATAATGTGATTGATAGCGAGAATAAAATGGTGGTTGATATTACAATGACAGAAAATGATGAAGTAAAAATTACCAATCCTATCTATCCAAAATTATCGAAACCTCAAACCAACGGAACAGGCATACGTAATGTGAATAAACGATTTAAAATTCTTATGAATACCAAGATACATGTGAAAAGATCGAACGATATTTTTACTGTATTGTTACCTTTACAAAAAAAGAAATGAGAGTTTTAATCATAGAAGATGAAACGGTGGCATATGAGAACCTGTTGACTATTACTCAGGAAATAGACCCAACGATTGAAGTGGTTGGCAATACCGAAAGTATCAGACAAACGGTTAAATGGATTAACGAAAACCCTAATCCCGATCTTATTTTTATGGATATTCATCTCTCTGATGGATCAGCCTTTGATATTTTCAACCTGATTGAAATTGAAACTCCTATTATATTCACCACAGCTTACGATGAGCATGCTATTGAGGCATTTAAAGTGAATAGCATCGACTATTTATTAAAGCCCATTAAACCCGATGAATTAGAAAGAGCATTGACCAAATTCAAAAAACTAAATAACAACGATGTTAATCAATATTTGAAACAACTGCTCGAATTAAAATCATCAAATAATTACGCTGAAAAAATTCTGGTTCCGTATAAAGATCAGTTATTGCCCATTAACATTAGCGATGTTTCGTGCTTTTACACCAGCGACAAAAACACTTTTATCTATTTAAATAATGGTCAGAAGTATTCCTACTCCAAATCGTTGGAGCAGATCATAACCACTCTTAATCCAGACCAATTCATCAGAGCCAACAAGCAGTTTATCGTATCAAGGGAGAGTGTAAAAAATATTACTATTTGGTTTGATAACCGATTACTAATCACTCTTGATACTGAAGTCCCGGAAAGAATTTTTATCAGTAAGAATAAAGCTTCGGAATTTAAGAATTGGATAGTTTAGAAAGTGTAATCTTCCTCAACGCATTCTCAAACATTGCTGAAAGATTTGAACAGATCATTTACTTCATCCTTAATGCTAGTTTTTGAAAAAGAGCATTTGGCTTAAAAAATAAAACAATCGCTGATAATGATGCAAATATTCCAATAATCAAGCTCATTGGACGTGGAGTTCCATCGCTAAATAAAGCCAATAATACAGATGATAAAATTCCACTACCATATTGTAACGAACCCAATAATGCAGATGCGGCTCCTGCCATTTCCGGAACATCTTCTAAAGCAGCTGCTGTTGTAGTGGCCGAAACAATTCCGTTCATCGAAAAGAAGAAGAAGATTGGAATAATTATTCCCAGCAAACCCACATTAAAGTTTGAAAGAACCAGTAATAACAAACCCGCACTCATCGAAATTGTTGTTGATACCCGCAATATCGTATGTAAAGGATATTTTCTCACTAATTTTCGATTGATAATACTTAATGTCATTATTCCAACAATATTAAGAGCGAATAGTAATCCATAATACTGAGGTTTCACTCCAAAATATTTGATATAAACAAAAGGTGATCCAGTGATAAAAGCATAAACTCCCACATAATAAAAAGTAACACAAAGAGTATATTTCATGAATTTTTTATGCGCAAGCAAGTGCCTGTAATTAGCGAAAGCTTTTCCGAAAGATGTATTTGGACGTTTTGTTGCTGGATATGTTTCGGGTAACCAAAGTAAGGCAATAGTCATTAAGGCACCAATTATCGTCAACAACCAGAAAATACTGTGCCACGAGCTCCACTTAATCAACTGACCGCCCATTAATGGACCAATAATCGGAGCTAATGCCATAATAACCATCAAGGTTGAAAGCATTTCTGCGGCTTTGGCACTTCCATGCATGTCTCGTACCATAGCACGCGATAACATTGGACCGGTACAAGCACCCAAAGCCTGAACAATTCGCCAAATAATAATTTGTGTAATATTCTCTGATAAAGCGCAACCAACCGAACCAATAATAAATAAGATAAGACCTAAAATCAATGGTCGGATACGACCTAGTTTGTCACTTATTGGCCCCCACATCAACTGCCCAATTGCAAAACCAATTAAAAAACCCGTCACCGTTAATTCAACATCGCCCTTTAAATCAATTTGCATTTGTGGCATAGCCGGCAAATAAATATCGGTTGATAATGAAGTAATGGCCATCAATGATCCTAAAATGGCCAATAATATTTTACTGTTACTATTTAATTTATGCATATAGTTTTATTAATACCTTTTATTTCCATAACAACTTCACAAAACCAACATCAGGTGTATTATTTTGAGTTTATCCAGATCATTCTTTTTCAATCAGGTAATTGATCAATTTAAACGATTATTATTCGTTATATAATCAACAGATTCGCTCATTCGGGATAGAGAGAGTGGCAATTCCAAACCATTGTCCTCCAATAATTTTTTATCACGAAGAATTTCTTTTGTATTTCCATCTTTAACAATCCGGCCATTGTTGATCAAAATAGTTCTTTGACAAGTGTCATAAATAAAATCTAAATCATGCGAAGCTATAATCTTCATTCCCGACAGACTATTTAAAAGATGAATCAGATTTCGACGATTAGCAGGATCAAGAGCAACAGTAGGTTCATCAAACAGGAGGATATCAGGCTCATATGCCAAAACCGTTGCTAGTGTCACCAGCTTTTTTTCACCTCCCGACAAACGATAAATTTGCTGATCTCGTAAGTGTTCTATATTTACTTGCTTTAGTGCATTCAATGTTTTTTCATACACTTCTTGCTCAGTATAACCATGATTTTGTGGACCAAAAGCAACATCATCCCATACTCTCGACATAAACAACTGACTATCCGAATCCTGAAAAACATAACCGATATCATTTCTTATCTGCTTTAATGTTTTCTTGTTTACCGGTAAGTCATTCACCAAAATTTCACCTTCAAAATCCAATTGCAAACCAGTTAGTAACTTAAGTAAAGTTGACTTTCCGGCACCATTTGCTCCCACTATACCAATAGATTCGCTTCCATCAGCATTCCATGTAAGATTATGAATTACTTGCTTTTGATTGGTAGAATATGAAAAATTAACATGGTTAATCGAAAGTGTTGACATACATCAATAATTTGCACAAAAATACTCGATTCAATTAAATTACACTTACACTATTTACGGTATCGCCTACCTTTATTACTGATAATTGAATAGAAAACGCCCAAAGGTTAACAATAGTAGACAAAACAATACAATCGAACCATCTTTTAAACTAAACTTGCTTTGAGGAGGATAAAAATTTCCGTTAAACCCCCGCAACGACATACTCTGGTACACCAATTGAGCTCTGTCGCTACTTCTCAGAAAAAGTGATCCAACCAAGGTACCCCAAGCTTTGTACTTAATACCAATTTGATTACCCGATCTCATTTGATAAGCTTGAGTAATTCGATCTGCCTCTTTTAATAAAACAATAAGATATCTGTATATCAGCATTATCATAACTACTAATTTATTAGGAAAATGAAGCACTTGCAGGGCATAGCATATTTTTTCTATCGATGTGGTTGATAACAAAATAAATGAAGTAAATACTCCTAATGTTCCTTTCAATAATAAACTTAGCATCGAAATTACTCCACCCGTAATCACCATGTTTCCAAAGGTTACAAATTCAGATTGATCATAAATTAAATTGGCTATTCCCGGTAAACACAAAACCGCTATCACTAACCACAATTGTCGTAAGGTTTTACCAATTGGTATATCAGCAAATATCATTATCAAAACCGGAAATACAGTCATCAACAATAAAGTTGCCAAGCCATATTTTGGAACAGAAACCACCATTATTAAATACCCAAAAGCTATCACTAACTTGGTAATAGGATGAAGTTGATTTAACCACCCAGATTGGGCAGATTGTGCATCCGCATAATGAATTGTTTTTATGGCCTGATGGATGATTCCCATTAGTTGCTTCTACTTATTATTTTCTTGGTTAAGAACCCAACTAGAGTAAACAAAATCAAAACAATCCCCCCTCCCAGAATACCGGATATTGATGTGCCTGTAATGCTTTCTCCACTTGCCAAATTATAATCGGGTAATATGGCTGTAAACTGTTGAATTTGATCTGCAAGCGCTTTAATTCCGACACCAACATCTTCACCAAATTCAGGATTAATACGAGCTATTGACCATTCCAACCCATCGGGATCAGAGGATGCAAAATGAGAAATAACACCTCCTAATGCAATAAACCCGATTACAAATGCCAGCCAAATTCCTTTGTTTGTTTGATCTCCGGTTTGAGTTTTTGCTGTGTTCGCAAACCATAAAAGTTCAGGACGAGCCTGATAAATAAAATACAAAATAGCTGCCGTTATTAAACCTTCGATCAAACCTATGGCCAAATGGATGGGCTGCATTAACGATACAAAAACATGAAATGGCAAATCGGTTATATCAGAAGCTAAGGTTTGAAGAGTTACTGAAAACGCACCTAATTGTAAAGCTATCACACTACTAATAACAGAAACGAGCATTATTTTTTTTCTGTTTATTTCACCTTTTTTAAAAGTCTGATGGAACAAAACTCCGGCTACTGCAGCCCCATAAAAAGCCATGTTCCAAATATTGCAACCCAAGGCTAATATTCCACCATCGGCAAATAAAAAAGCCTGAATGAACAAAACACCAATCATGGTTAAAAAGGCAGCATAAGGCCCCAGAACAGCTGTTAACAATACACTTCCCGCAATATGTCCCGACGAACCGGTACCAGGAATAGAAAAGTTAATCATTTGAGCTGCAAAAATAAAAGCACCCATAATACCCATATTTGCCATAAGTGTATTATCCTGAATTCGATTCAGTTTTTTCACAGCAAACGTTGCTGCTCCTGCCGAACAAGCATACATAGTAGTTGCCACTGCCGGATTAACAAGTGCGTCGGACATGTGCATTAGCGATTCTCCTTTTTGTTTATCAGTTTATAATCCATACTACCAGATCTAAAACCCTCCAGATCTATTGTGATATATTCGAAACCAAGGCTTTTCAACTCTTTTATAATCGCCTGCCTATTCACCATCATCTTTTCCATATCCTGATCATCCACCTCAATACGCGCAATATCATTGTGCAAACGAATACGCACATTGAAGAATCCCAAATCACGAATATAATTCTCCCCTTTTTCTAAGCACTCCATCTTTTCGTACGATAAAGCAGTGTTATATGGAAAACGTGTTGCCATACAAGGTGCGGATGGTCGATTGGCAACGGTAATTTTGTATTCTTCTGCCAACTTTCGAATATCTTGTTTGGTTAATCCCGCTTTTGCTAATGGACTGATAATCTCCAGTTCTTCTAATGCCTGTATGCCAGGTCGATATTCATACAAATCATCCGCATTGGTTCCTTCAAGTATATGATTTACTTTCAATTCCTTCGATAAATTAATCAATTGCGTAAATATAAACTTCTTACACAGGTAGCATCTATTCTCGGGATTATTGCTGATTCCGGCACTTTGCAACTCATCCACTTCTACTATCTGATGAATAGCACCTGTTTCTTCTGCCACTTTTTTTGCAATATCCAAATCCCCTGTTGGATGAAGTTTTGTATGAACCGTTACTGCATACACCTTGGTATTATGAATTTTAGCTTGAAGAGTGGCGATTTTGAGTACTAAACTACTGTCTACTCCTCCTGAAAAAGCAACTATAATATCCTCACGACATAAATCAGCAAAGTGAGAAATTAATTTTTCAACCTTCTGCTTGAAGTCAGGCATTATACTCTTTTATAATTATTTGATATACTTCGTTAAACGGGAGTTTATGTTTTTGACTCAATTCAACAACACTTTCATACTCAGGATATACTTTTTCTCCCATCTTTAATTGGCAAACTTTTACTTTAGCTTCGCCCAACGAAGTTTGAATGTTTTTCAATTCACGTGGTAAAAGGGTTCGCTCCATCTTTTGTCGACGAATGCCAATGGTGGTTGTTTCCTCAAATAAAATCTGTTCCAAATGATCAATGTTTTCTTCCTTACAAATAATATTGATCTGATAAGCCGGACGATTTTTCTTCATGAAAATCGGTGAATAATTTACGTCCAGGGCACCAACCTCAAGCAATTGATCCATTACATACCCCAGTACTTCTCCTGAACAATCGTCAATATTACTCTCCAGTTTATAAATAATATCCTGATCGGCTTTCTTTTCATCTTTTATAAGAATCGCTCTTAAAAGACTGGCCCGCTCATAATTTCGTTTACCGGCTCCCAAACCAATTTTCTCGATTGTAAACTCATTTGGCAAAATATCCGAAGATTTTAATGCAGCAACAATGGCTGCACCTGTAGGCGTGATAAACTCACCTTGTGTGGATGTAATTTTCAAATTCAAACCATATTGACTGGCAATATTGCTTACCGCAGGTACCGGAATTGGTAATATTCCATGCTGACAACGCACTGTTCCTGTTCCTTCATATAAAACTGGAACAATTACCTCTTCAATTCCCAAATTATCAATACAAACTGCCACAGCCACAATATCTACGATTGAATCAACTGCACCCACCTCATGAAAATGTACTTCATCAACCGACATAGCATGTGCTTTAGCCTCTGCCTCTCCAATTACCTGAAAAATATCCAATGCAATTTGTTTGGCCTTAGCAGTTATCCGAGACTCGTTTATTATTTGAGCAATCTCTTTCAATCCTCTGTGTTCATGATGATGATGCCCCTCATGAGTAGGTTGGTATTGGTGTTGATGGTCATGGTCATGGTTATGATGAGAGTGTTCATCATGCGAATGACTATGGGAATGATCATGATGATGGTGGTGATGCGAGTGATCATGTTCCTTTACCTGGTCTCCATGCAAATAAGCCATGTCATGATCATGGTTTTCATGCTTTTCGTCCAGTATTACATTAAAATCGCAGGCGTCAATCCCAGCTTTTTTTACTCTGCTTATTTCAATTTTAAAACCATCAACCGGTAAACTATTTAATGCATCTAATAGAACTTGCTGATCAGCACCCAAATCTAAGAGAGCAGCAACTGTCATATCACCACTAATTCCAGAATAACACTCTAAATATAATTTCTTGCTCATAATCTTTTATTTTCTTGTAGCTAAACGGTTAATTAATGAGGCATTATAGCCTGCTCCATAACCATTATCGATGTTAACCACCGAAATACCATTAGCACATGAATTAATCATGGTTAGTAAGGCTGATATTCCTCCCAAATTAGCACCATACCCAACCGAAGTTGGCACTGCAATTACCGGACGACTAACCAAACCACCAATTACACTTGCTAATGCACCTTCCATGCCTGCCACGGTTATTACACAATTGGCTTTTTGGATGGTATCCAATCGATCAAACAATCGATGAATTCCGCTTACCCCAATATCATAAATACGTTCAACATATCCACCAAAGAATTCAGCTGTTTGCGCAGCTTCTTCTGCTACAGGTATATCTGCCGTTCCGGCAGAGCAAACCACAATATGACCTTCTTTTTCGATTGGCTCGTCCTTTTCAATCATCAATATGCGCGATACCGGATCGTAGGTAACCATAGGTAGTTCAGACTTCACTAACTCATATTGCTCCTGAGTAGCACGTGTGCCCAATACACGCCCTTCAAACTCGAATAACTTCTTATAAATACTTAACAGATGCTCATCTGTTTTTCCGCTACAAAACACGACCTCCGGAAAGCCATTTCTTAAGCTGCGATGCGAATCTAACTTAGCATACCCAAGCTCCACAAATTTTTCTTTCTGAATAGCTTTCTCTGCTTCTTCAATTTCTACCTCTCCGGTTTTAATTTTATTCAGAATTTCTTTTAAAGTCATGTTGTGCATTCGGTTTTAATTACTTCCTAAAAATATAAAGTCTTTTTTAAATTCAACTTTATTTATGAATCTTCTATTGCCTCAATAAAGAACACCTGATTTTAATAAGTGTTGAAAAGTGGTATAAATGAAGAAAAGGTTACCCTCAACGGATAACCTTTCTTCTGACTTTATTTTACTTAACATGAAAGAAATCAATTAAATTTTCTTTCAATACTTACAACCATAACCAATTACTCTTTATCCACCATTCTTTCATTACTTTCAGAATAACGATGACCTACAATATCAATTTGCGATATGGCATCTTCTATTTTAGTTAAATCATAAGGTGATAATTCTACATTAACCGCCCCTACATTTTCTTCCAAACGATGAATTTTAGTTGTTCCAGGTATGGGTACAATCCAATCTTTTTGGGCATGAATCCAAGCCAGAGCTACTTGTGCCGGAGATGCTTCTTTTTCTGCTGCAATTTGCTTTACCAAATCAACCAAAGCCATATTTGCTTTACGGTTTTCCGATTCAAAACGAGGAATTCCTTTTCTAAAATCATCATCCGAAAACTCTGTATTAACGTCAATTTTACCTGTTAAAAATCCTTTTCCTAGTGGACTGAATGGCACAAAACCAATTCCCAATTCTTCAAGTGTTGTAAATGTTTTTGTTTCGGGTTCGCGCCACCACATCGAATACTCGCTTTGCAAAGCTGATACCGGTTGAACAGCATGAGCCTTTCGAATATTAGTAGATCCGGCTTCCGACATTCCAAAATATTTTACTTTTCCTTCTGCTATTAAATCTTTTACAGTTCCGGCTACCTCTTCGATAGG includes:
- the larC gene encoding nickel pincer cofactor biosynthesis protein LarC, with the translated sequence MSKKLYLECYSGISGDMTVAALLDLGADQQVLLDALNSLPVDGFKIEISRVKKAGIDACDFNVILDEKHENHDHDMAYLHGDQVKEHDHSHHHHHHDHSHSHSHDEHSHHNHDHDHQHQYQPTHEGHHHHEHRGLKEIAQIINESRITAKAKQIALDIFQVIGEAEAKAHAMSVDEVHFHEVGAVDSIVDIVAVAVCIDNLGIEEVIVPVLYEGTGTVRCQHGILPIPVPAVSNIASQYGLNLKITSTQGEFITPTGAAIVAALKSSDILPNEFTIEKIGLGAGKRNYERASLLRAILIKDEKKADQDIIYKLESNIDDCSGEVLGYVMDQLLEVGALDVNYSPIFMKKNRPAYQINIICKEENIDHLEQILFEETTTIGIRRQKMERTLLPRELKNIQTSLGEAKVKVCQLKMGEKVYPEYESVVELSQKHKLPFNEVYQIIIKEYNA
- the larB gene encoding nickel pincer cofactor biosynthesis protein LarB produces the protein MTLKEILNKIKTGEVEIEEAEKAIQKEKFVELGYAKLDSHRSLRNGFPEVVFCSGKTDEHLLSIYKKLFEFEGRVLGTRATQEQYELVKSELPMVTYDPVSRILMIEKDEPIEKEGHIVVCSAGTADIPVAEEAAQTAEFFGGYVERIYDIGVSGIHRLFDRLDTIQKANCVITVAGMEGALASVIGGLVSRPVIAVPTSVGYGANLGGISALLTMINSCANGISVVNIDNGYGAGYNASLINRLATRK
- a CDS encoding aldo/keto reductase, which codes for MEKRKLGTQGLEVSSLGLGCMGLNYSYGPATDKKDAIALIRRAFELGINFFDTAEIYGPFTNEEVLGEALAPFRDKVVIATKFGFDYADGLPVGLNSKPEYIRTRVEGSLKRLGVETIDLLYQHRIDPHVPIEEVAGTVKDLIAEGKVKYFGMSEAGSTNIRKAHAVQPVSALQSEYSMWWREPETKTFTTLEELGIGFVPFSPLGKGFLTGKIDVNTEFSDDDFRKGIPRFESENRKANMALVDLVKQIAAEKEASPAQVALAWIHAQKDWIVPIPGTTKIHRLEENVGAVNVELSPYDLTKIEDAISQIDIVGHRYSESNERMVDKE